The Akkermansia sp. N21116 genome includes a region encoding these proteins:
- a CDS encoding ATP-dependent 6-phosphofructokinase gives MNIGILNSGGDCPGLNAVIEGAVGAASRKGWTVYGFYDGFEGLLSEPDKPRYEILTPESCRNIRSMGGTILGTVNKGNFAIKVGIGQKGEIEPSVLAKTKATVERLNIEALIVVGGDGSQSTALLLSEIGLPVVGVPKTIDNDLGATDVTFGFNSAVEVVTEAIDRLRTTACAHQRMMVVEVMGRHAGWIALHGGIAGSADVILLPEIPFDLGTVVASINERKAKGQREIIVVVSEGAMLANELILIDAATQGEVRLGGIGNVIAEKLEEATGIETRACVLGHTQRGGSPCAFDRVIGTRFGAHAIQLVSAGQFSHMVALHGTEMVAVPIEEAVKTLKLVDPGCQLVQTGRDLGVCFGDQ, from the coding sequence ATGAATATCGGTATCCTGAACAGTGGAGGAGATTGCCCCGGACTTAATGCGGTTATCGAAGGAGCCGTCGGCGCCGCTTCCAGAAAAGGCTGGACCGTCTATGGTTTTTACGACGGCTTCGAAGGTCTCCTCTCCGAGCCGGACAAACCCCGCTACGAAATTCTCACTCCCGAAAGCTGCCGCAACATCCGCTCCATGGGCGGCACCATCCTCGGCACTGTCAACAAGGGCAACTTCGCGATCAAAGTAGGCATCGGCCAAAAAGGTGAAATTGAACCCTCGGTTCTCGCCAAGACCAAAGCCACGGTAGAACGTCTCAACATCGAAGCCCTGATCGTTGTCGGCGGAGACGGTTCACAATCCACAGCCCTCCTCCTTTCCGAAATCGGTCTGCCTGTCGTCGGAGTTCCCAAAACCATCGACAATGACCTGGGAGCCACCGACGTCACCTTTGGCTTCAACAGCGCCGTAGAAGTCGTCACCGAAGCCATTGATCGCCTCCGTACTACCGCCTGCGCCCACCAGCGCATGATGGTTGTTGAAGTCATGGGGCGCCATGCCGGATGGATCGCCCTCCATGGTGGCATTGCAGGTAGTGCGGACGTCATCCTCCTCCCCGAAATCCCCTTCGATCTCGGAACCGTCGTCGCATCCATCAACGAACGCAAAGCGAAAGGACAGCGTGAAATCATCGTCGTCGTCTCCGAAGGCGCCATGCTCGCCAACGAATTAATTCTCATCGACGCTGCCACTCAAGGTGAAGTCCGCCTAGGAGGTATCGGCAATGTCATCGCCGAAAAGCTCGAAGAAGCCACCGGTATCGAAACGCGAGCCTGCGTCCTCGGCCATACTCAGCGCGGCGGATCCCCCTGCGCCTTCGACCGCGTCATCGGAACCCGCTTCGGAGCTCATGCCATCCAACTCGTCTCCGCCGGGCAATTCAGCCACATGGTTGCTCTGCACGGTACGGAAATGGTTGCAGTTCCGATCGAAGAAGCAGTCAAAACGCTCAAACTGGTCGATCCCGGCTGCCAACTCGTCCAGACCGGTCGCGACTTGGGCGTCTGCTTTGGCGATCAATAA
- a CDS encoding serine hydrolase, translating into MKKLILAFAALVALSVMPAMAQQKGAPSYIAVESNSGKILFSSNAEKERPISSLAQVATALVALDWVERTKVELNRIITVPQEAYAITMGNPMNLRPGDRITLRDALYSTLLGADNVSSLTIANFVGRDLSARRGGGSPISLFVREMNNLAAAIGMKKTHFVAPHGLESPDSASTSCAVDLALLGMYATQRPAFCFIVKQPSRRIGVETLSSGTQLYDVTNTNALLAQPGVDGIKTAKSRISGPCILLSATRNAYVRQNPQTGKDMIYPQRLVIVVLGTEDRYKLSKSLITHSWKSWERWINSGAPALDHKEFLQLPTAQQPTK; encoded by the coding sequence ATGAAGAAATTGATTCTAGCATTCGCAGCGCTCGTCGCCCTCTCCGTCATGCCCGCCATGGCTCAGCAGAAGGGTGCGCCAAGCTACATCGCAGTTGAATCCAACTCCGGCAAAATACTGTTCAGCAGCAACGCAGAGAAGGAACGCCCCATCTCCAGCCTCGCCCAGGTTGCCACTGCTCTTGTCGCCCTGGACTGGGTGGAACGTACCAAGGTCGAACTCAACCGTATCATCACGGTTCCTCAGGAAGCCTATGCCATCACGATGGGCAACCCCATGAACCTCCGGCCCGGTGACCGTATCACCCTTCGCGACGCTCTTTACTCAACCCTGCTGGGAGCCGATAACGTTTCTTCGCTGACCATCGCCAATTTCGTCGGCAGAGACCTGTCTGCCCGCCGTGGCGGAGGCTCTCCGATCAGCCTGTTCGTCCGTGAAATGAACAATCTCGCAGCGGCCATCGGCATGAAGAAAACGCATTTCGTTGCCCCTCATGGTCTGGAATCTCCCGATTCGGCCTCCACCTCCTGCGCCGTTGACCTGGCTCTTCTAGGCATGTACGCCACCCAACGGCCAGCCTTCTGCTTCATCGTCAAGCAACCCAGCCGCCGCATCGGAGTAGAAACCCTCTCCAGCGGAACGCAACTTTACGACGTTACCAACACCAACGCCCTCCTTGCACAACCGGGAGTCGACGGAATCAAAACAGCCAAATCAAGGATCTCCGGCCCTTGCATTCTTCTGAGTGCCACGCGCAATGCCTACGTCAGGCAAAACCCGCAAACAGGCAAAGACATGATCTACCCTCAGCGTCTGGTCATCGTCGTACTTGGCACGGAAGACCGTTACAAGCTTTCCAAGAGTCTTATCACTCATAGCTGGAAATCGTGGGAACGATGGATCAACTCGGGGGCTCCCGCGCTTGATCACAAGGAATTCCTCCAACTTCCCACTGCTCAACAACCAACCAAATAA
- a CDS encoding AGE family epimerase/isomerase, with the protein MSDSLDLKELGEFYKDRLLNDVVPFWFPRAVDTRHGGLLHCFDADGSIVDTDKSVWAQGRMAWMLLTMYQSIEKRPEWLAWAESALTFLERYCVDPSDGRMYFHVAQDGTPIRKRRYAYSESFAAISFAAHAAATGNGDSAVKARHWFDIFTRIHFEPGAMEPKFTGNRPATDLGSRMITLVTAQEMRRFLGKDPLFTQWIDRCINDLVTLFMKPDIKAVMEVVAPDGSIIDHFNERTLNPGHTIEGGWFVLEEARQRGNDPALIKIGCDMIDWAFARGWDREQGGLLYYCDVYNKPVQEYWHNMKFWWPHDEALIGSMLAYVLTGESRYATMHNMVHEWSFNHFQDKENGEWFGYLNRDGSPSNTLKGSLWKSFFHHPRALWTCAKYCGVIND; encoded by the coding sequence CCTGCTCAACGACGTTGTCCCGTTTTGGTTCCCCCGCGCCGTTGATACCCGGCATGGAGGCCTTCTGCATTGCTTCGATGCGGACGGCTCCATCGTCGATACCGACAAATCCGTCTGGGCCCAGGGCCGTATGGCCTGGATGCTGCTGACCATGTATCAGAGCATCGAGAAACGTCCGGAATGGCTTGCATGGGCGGAAAGCGCCCTCACTTTCCTGGAGCGCTACTGCGTCGACCCGTCCGATGGCCGCATGTACTTCCATGTAGCCCAGGACGGCACCCCGATTCGCAAGCGCCGTTATGCCTACAGCGAATCGTTTGCCGCTATTTCCTTCGCCGCCCATGCGGCCGCTACGGGGAACGGCGACTCAGCCGTCAAGGCACGCCATTGGTTCGATATCTTCACCCGGATCCACTTCGAACCCGGAGCCATGGAACCGAAGTTCACGGGTAACCGCCCGGCAACCGATCTGGGCTCCCGGATGATCACCCTCGTCACCGCCCAGGAAATGCGCCGGTTTCTGGGCAAAGACCCCTTATTCACTCAATGGATCGACCGTTGCATCAACGACCTGGTCACCCTGTTCATGAAGCCCGACATCAAGGCAGTCATGGAAGTCGTAGCTCCGGACGGCAGCATCATTGATCATTTCAATGAACGTACGCTGAATCCCGGCCATACGATCGAAGGCGGATGGTTCGTCCTGGAAGAAGCCCGGCAACGCGGCAACGACCCAGCCCTGATCAAAATCGGCTGCGACATGATCGACTGGGCCTTCGCACGCGGATGGGACCGGGAACAAGGCGGACTGCTCTACTATTGCGACGTTTACAACAAACCCGTCCAGGAATACTGGCACAACATGAAATTCTGGTGGCCTCACGACGAAGCCCTCATCGGTTCCATGCTTGCCTATGTCCTGACGGGAGAATCCCGCTACGCCACCATGCACAACATGGTGCACGAGTGGTCCTTCAACCACTTCCAGGACAAAGAAAACGGAGAATGGTTCGGCTATCTCAACCGCGACGGTTCCCCTTCCAATACACTCAAGGGCAGCCTGTGGAAATCCTTCTTCCACCACCCGCGCGCCCTATGGACTTGCGCCAAGTATTGCGGGGTCATCAACGACTGA